One window of the Allorhizobium ampelinum S4 genome contains the following:
- the recJ gene encoding single-stranded-DNA-specific exonuclease RecJ produces the protein MLEPADPIERAFLNVETSVSGQRWVSRLDQAGLNRSLAIAQVHGIPDLVARVLAGRGVAVADAQAFLDPTIRDLMPDPSSLTDGDKAADRLVAAIMRSERVAIFGDYDVDGAASSALLWRFLAHFGIEAEIYIPDRIFEGYGPNAVAIGQLIERGAQLIVTVDCGSTSHEALEEARRRGVDVVVIDHHQMGQDLPACLALVNPNRSDDLSGQGHLCAAGVVFMVLVGTLRKLREAGHGAARSLDLLAWLDLVALATVCDVVPLKGLNRAYVVKGLIAARHQQNAGLAALLKIAGIGGPVTPYHFGFLVGPRINAGGRIGDAALGSRLLTLDDAAEADEIAAQLDDLNRQRQAMEAQMLAEAEAEAMAEYGTGENAAVILTAREGWHPGIVGLLAARLKERFQRPAFAIAFDGSGKGTGSGRSIAGFDMGKMVRAAVDNGLLVKGGGHAMAAGLTVERGNLGKLRAFFDEQAQEKVMALSAIRALKIDGAVGASGATLALIDLLETAGPYGSGHSQPIFAIPAHRIRDSRLIGTSHVKVTLEAPDGSRIDGIAFRAKETPLGDLLLGRRGDAVHVAGCLGAELWQGTRRIQIRILDAAPAF, from the coding sequence ATGCTTGAACCCGCCGACCCGATCGAACGCGCCTTTTTGAATGTCGAGACCTCGGTCAGCGGTCAGCGCTGGGTGTCTCGGCTGGATCAGGCTGGGTTGAACCGATCACTGGCGATTGCGCAGGTGCATGGCATTCCCGATCTGGTGGCGCGTGTTCTGGCCGGGCGGGGCGTGGCGGTTGCCGATGCGCAAGCCTTTCTCGATCCGACCATCCGCGACCTGATGCCCGACCCTTCCAGCCTGACCGATGGTGACAAGGCCGCGGACCGGCTGGTGGCGGCAATCATGCGCTCTGAGCGCGTGGCGATTTTTGGCGATTATGATGTCGATGGGGCTGCGTCGTCGGCGCTGTTGTGGCGGTTTCTCGCGCATTTCGGTATTGAGGCCGAAATCTATATTCCCGACCGAATTTTCGAAGGTTATGGCCCGAATGCCGTTGCCATCGGCCAATTGATCGAGCGCGGCGCGCAATTGATCGTCACGGTGGATTGCGGCTCGACCAGCCATGAGGCCCTTGAGGAGGCCAGACGCAGAGGCGTTGATGTGGTGGTGATCGACCATCACCAGATGGGCCAGGATTTGCCCGCCTGTCTGGCATTGGTCAATCCCAACAGGAGCGACGATCTGTCAGGACAGGGCCATCTCTGCGCAGCGGGCGTGGTGTTCATGGTGCTGGTGGGAACGCTGCGCAAGCTGCGTGAGGCTGGTCACGGTGCTGCACGCTCGCTCGATCTGCTGGCCTGGCTTGATCTGGTGGCGCTGGCGACGGTCTGCGATGTCGTGCCGTTGAAAGGGTTGAACCGCGCCTATGTGGTGAAAGGCTTGATTGCCGCCCGTCACCAGCAGAATGCCGGTCTTGCAGCCCTTCTGAAGATCGCCGGGATTGGCGGTCCGGTGACGCCCTATCATTTCGGTTTTCTGGTTGGGCCACGAATCAATGCCGGTGGCCGGATCGGCGATGCGGCGCTGGGCAGCCGGTTGCTGACGCTGGACGACGCTGCCGAGGCCGATGAAATCGCCGCCCAACTGGATGATCTGAACCGCCAACGTCAGGCGATGGAAGCGCAGATGCTGGCCGAGGCCGAAGCCGAGGCCATGGCGGAATATGGCACCGGCGAGAATGCCGCTGTGATTCTCACAGCCCGGGAAGGCTGGCATCCCGGCATTGTCGGGCTGCTGGCGGCCCGTCTTAAAGAGCGGTTCCAACGGCCTGCCTTTGCCATTGCCTTCGATGGATCAGGCAAGGGGACAGGCTCCGGCCGGTCCATTGCCGGTTTCGACATGGGAAAGATGGTGCGTGCGGCGGTGGACAATGGCCTGCTGGTCAAGGGCGGCGGCCACGCGATGGCCGCAGGGCTGACGGTAGAGCGTGGCAATCTCGGCAAGTTGCGGGCGTTTTTTGATGAACAGGCGCAGGAAAAGGTCATGGCGCTTTCCGCCATCAGGGCCTTGAAGATCGATGGTGCGGTTGGCGCATCCGGTGCGACGCTTGCGTTGATCGACCTCCTGGAAACCGCCGGACCCTATGGTTCCGGCCATTCTCAGCCGATCTTCGCCATCCCGGCCCACCGCATTCGCGATTCTCGGCTGATTGGCACCAGCCACGTTAAGGTCACGCTGGAAGCGCCAGATGGCAGCCGAATCGACGGCATTGCCTTTCGCGCCAAGGAAACACCGCTCGGCGATCTTCTGCTCGGACGCCGAGGCGACGCCGTGCATGTCGCCGGCTGCCTTGGGGCAGAACTCTGGCAAGGCACGCGTCGTATCCAGATCCGTATTCTGGATGCAGCGCCAGCGTTTTGA
- the gloA gene encoding lactoylglutathione lyase, producing MRYLHTMVRVKDVDASLKFYCDLFGMSEVRRIDNEKGRFTLIFLAADKDKAKASQDMAPCLELTYNWDAEDYAGGRNFGHLAYEVDDIYAICQKLMDNGVTINRPPRDGHMAFVRSPDGISIEILQKNGALAPAEPWLSMPNTGAW from the coding sequence ATGCGCTATCTTCACACAATGGTCAGGGTCAAGGATGTCGATGCTTCCCTGAAATTCTATTGCGACTTGTTCGGCATGAGCGAAGTTCGCCGGATCGACAATGAAAAGGGCCGTTTCACGCTGATTTTCCTTGCCGCCGACAAAGACAAGGCCAAAGCCAGCCAGGACATGGCCCCATGCCTCGAACTGACCTATAATTGGGATGCGGAAGACTATGCCGGTGGGCGCAATTTCGGCCATCTTGCCTATGAAGTGGATGACATCTACGCCATTTGCCAGAAGCTGATGGATAATGGCGTGACGATCAACCGCCCGCCCCGCGATGGCCATATGGCGTTCGTGCGCTCTCCAGACGGTATTTCCATCGAAATCCTCCAGAAAAACGGCGCACTAGCGCCGGCAGAGCCTTGGCTTTCCATGCCCAATACCGGCGCATGGTAG
- a CDS encoding cold-shock protein — MADRISAKEFVEFSGLSEEPLDLVEITGVVKWFDVAKGFGFIVPDNGMQDVLLHVTCLRRDGYQTILEGTRIVALIHKRDRGYQAFRVLSMDQSTATHPSQMPPVRTHVQVTPSSGLERVLVKWFNRTKGFGFLTRGEGTEDIFVHMETLRRFGLTELRPGQTVLVRFGNGDKGLMAAEIHPDNPAPHVMAH; from the coding sequence ATGGCGGATAGAATTTCAGCGAAAGAGTTCGTGGAATTCAGCGGGCTCTCGGAAGAGCCCCTGGATCTTGTCGAGATCACCGGTGTGGTGAAATGGTTCGACGTTGCCAAGGGTTTTGGCTTTATCGTACCGGATAATGGCATGCAGGACGTCTTGCTGCATGTAACCTGCCTGCGCCGGGACGGTTACCAGACCATCCTGGAAGGAACCCGGATCGTCGCGCTGATCCATAAGCGCGATCGGGGCTATCAGGCCTTCCGTGTTCTGTCGATGGACCAATCGACGGCAACGCATCCGTCACAAATGCCGCCTGTGCGGACCCACGTTCAGGTGACGCCATCGAGTGGGTTGGAGCGTGTTCTGGTCAAATGGTTCAATCGCACCAAAGGCTTCGGCTTCCTGACGCGGGGCGAGGGCACCGAGGACATTTTCGTTCACATGGAAACGCTGCGTCGATTCGGCTTGACAGAATTGCGGCCCGGACAGACAGTGCTGGTACGCTTCGGCAATGGCGACAAAGGCCTGATGGCGGCAGAAATTCACCCGGATAACCCTGCGCCGCATGTTATGGCGCATTGA
- a CDS encoding DUF192 domain-containing protein, translating to MLVFSRSAFWALFFYIALTLSPALAEQFLKGPAVIQTPTGQQLRLKMEYAISVAQREQGLMGRTKLGPNDGMVFDFGDSRNVVMWMKNTPLPLDMLFIDEKGVVTGVAARTKPYSEDLIPSPGPVRYVIELNGGRAQALGIGPGSMVIQGIAPPP from the coding sequence ATGCTGGTTTTTTCTAGAAGCGCCTTTTGGGCGCTTTTTTTCTATATTGCACTCACGCTATCCCCGGCTCTGGCTGAGCAATTTCTCAAAGGGCCAGCTGTCATTCAGACACCGACCGGTCAGCAGCTTCGTCTGAAGATGGAATACGCGATCTCCGTTGCACAACGCGAGCAGGGCCTGATGGGCCGTACCAAGCTTGGCCCGAATGATGGCATGGTTTTCGATTTTGGCGACAGCCGCAATGTGGTGATGTGGATGAAAAACACGCCTTTACCGCTGGATATGCTGTTTATTGATGAAAAAGGCGTGGTGACCGGTGTTGCGGCGCGTACAAAACCCTATTCCGAGGACTTGATACCTTCGCCGGGTCCGGTTCGCTATGTGATTGAACTGAACGGTGGGCGGGCACAGGCGCTGGGGATCGGTCCCGGCAGCATGGTAATACAGGGAATTGCACCCCCTCCATAA
- a CDS encoding ETC complex I subunit has translation MSAKIYRPAKTAMQSGKAKTHLWVLEFDASEPRTIDPMMGYTSSGDMLQQVKLTFETQELAEAYAQRNGIDYRVIQPKEPRRQSVSYTDNFRFSRLQPWTH, from the coding sequence ATGTCCGCTAAGATTTACCGTCCTGCAAAAACAGCCATGCAATCCGGAAAAGCAAAGACCCATCTATGGGTTCTTGAATTCGATGCATCCGAACCTCGGACGATCGACCCGATGATGGGCTATACAAGCTCCGGCGACATGCTCCAGCAGGTGAAGTTGACGTTTGAAACGCAGGAATTGGCCGAAGCCTACGCTCAGCGCAATGGAATCGATTACCGCGTCATCCAGCCAAAGGAACCACGCCGCCAGTCGGTTTCCTACACAGACAATTTCCGCTTCAGCCGCCTCCAGCCCTGGACGCATTAA
- a CDS encoding site-specific integrase, whose translation MRVELKGLHKTSKLLADGSKRDYYYAWKGGPRLKEKYGTPAFAEEFRQATRDRSAPDADTLAYVISLYKRMELPRLKPSTRSTYLPYLKNIEIEFGDMDIRAVEATGSRAVFLEWRDTMATTPRAADIAWSILQRIMAFGVHMEKLKRNPCTNAGRLAESGTRREIIWTPPDLSRFRAVASRQLADALLLAIWTGQRQGDLLKLQWSAYDGKHIRLKQGKTGRRVAILVSGTLGKMLDRLKAENEARKVQSLTILTNQRGRTWTSSGFKTSWGKAAKKAGITGLTFHDLRGTFITMARRAGASIEDIAKASGHTTKDIHSVLETHYLADDLEQGDVVILKLEANEK comes from the coding sequence ATGCGCGTCGAGCTGAAGGGACTGCACAAAACAAGCAAACTTCTCGCTGACGGCAGCAAACGGGACTATTACTATGCCTGGAAAGGCGGCCCGCGCCTTAAAGAGAAGTATGGCACACCAGCGTTTGCAGAAGAATTCCGACAGGCGACCCGCGATAGATCCGCTCCGGATGCCGACACGCTGGCCTATGTGATCTCACTGTATAAACGTATGGAGCTGCCGAGGCTGAAACCCTCTACCCGCAGCACCTATCTTCCTTATCTAAAAAACATAGAAATAGAGTTCGGCGATATGGACATCCGCGCCGTCGAGGCAACCGGCTCGCGCGCCGTCTTTCTCGAATGGCGCGACACGATGGCCACGACCCCTCGCGCCGCTGATATCGCATGGTCCATTCTGCAACGGATTATGGCGTTCGGCGTGCATATGGAAAAGCTGAAACGCAACCCCTGCACAAATGCCGGTCGGCTTGCCGAATCTGGCACGCGCCGGGAAATCATTTGGACCCCGCCGGATCTGTCCCGTTTCCGTGCCGTCGCGTCCCGCCAGCTGGCCGATGCCTTGCTGCTGGCAATTTGGACCGGTCAACGCCAGGGCGACCTATTGAAACTGCAATGGTCCGCCTACGATGGGAAACACATCCGCCTCAAACAAGGCAAGACTGGTCGGCGCGTTGCCATTCTCGTTTCCGGTACCCTTGGCAAAATGCTGGACAGGCTGAAGGCAGAAAACGAAGCCCGCAAAGTCCAGTCGTTGACGATCCTGACCAACCAGCGCGGCCGGACATGGACCAGCAGCGGCTTCAAGACATCATGGGGAAAGGCAGCAAAAAAGGCCGGCATAACCGGCCTGACATTCCACGATCTACGCGGAACCTTCATCACCATGGCCCGGCGAGCTGGCGCCTCGATAGAGGATATCGCCAAAGCCTCCGGCCACACCACGAAGGACATTCATAGCGTGCTCGAAACGCACTATCTGGCCGATGATCTGGAGCAAGGTGACGTGGTGATTTTAAAGCTCGAAGCGAATGAAAAATGA
- a CDS encoding error-prone DNA polymerase → MRYAELQVTTHFSFLRGASSAIELFETAKSLGIDAIGVVDRNSLAGIVRALEASRATGVRLVVGCRLDLQDGMSILVYPTDRTAYSRLARLITLGKGRGGKDNCILMLDDIAQYGEGLLGILVPDLADDTCAVQLRKMAEVFGDLAYLSLCLRRRPNDQLRLHELSNMATRFKVKTVVTNDVLFHEPGRRQLQDIVTCIRNNTTIDTVGFERERHADRYLKPPEEMERLFPRYRQALRRTMEIVDRCKFSLEELTYQYPEEAIVPRKTAQESLEHYVWQCVPDRYPQGLPPKTLQIIRHELDLIHKMKYAPYFLTVFSIVRFARAKGILCQGRGSAANSAVCYILGVTSIDPETNNLLFERFVSQERDEPPDIDVDFEHERREEVIQWIYKTYGKEKAALCATVNRYRAKGAIRDVGKALGLPEDLIKALSSGMWSWSQETSDRNVRELNLNPDDRRLTLTLQLAQQLMGAPRHLGQHPGGFVLTHDRLDDLVPIEPSTMEDRQIIEWDKDDVEALKFMKVDVLALGMLTCMSKVFALIREHKGDDLDLAKIRQEDKATYEMICKADTLGTFQIESRAQMAMLPRLKPKTFYDLVVQVAIVRPGPIQGDMVHPYLRRREKKEDVDYPTPELEAVLGKTLGVPLFQESAMRVAMVCAGFTGGEADQLRKSMATFKFTGGVSRFKEKLVSGMVKNGYTPEFAEKTFSRLEGFGSYGFPESHAASFALIAYASNYVKCHFPDVFCAALLNSQPMGFYAPAQIVGDARAHGVEVRPVCVNRSRWDCTLERIGTTQQHAVRLGMRMVKGLVVADVARIVAARMNGPFDSVDDMWRRSGVPAASLVELAHADAFQPSLKLARRDVLWAIKALRDEPLPLFAAAAEREMKTIAEQNEPEVELRQMTKGHNVVEDYGHIGLTLRDHPIAFLRTDLAKRNIVTCEEAMTARDGRWVITAGLVLVRQKPGSAKGVMFITIEDETGPANIVVWPKLFEKRRRIVLGSSMMAIHGRIQREGEVVHLIAQQLFDLTSDLSGLADRDMEFKLPTGRGDEFAHGSPGGGDSRDRSPPKPRDIVVPLCRARHKGIDPEPETMPSAFPKPRDFR, encoded by the coding sequence ATGAGATATGCCGAGCTTCAGGTCACCACCCATTTCTCGTTCCTGCGCGGTGCCAGCAGCGCGATAGAGCTGTTTGAGACAGCAAAGAGCCTCGGCATCGATGCCATCGGTGTTGTTGATCGCAATTCGCTCGCCGGCATTGTTCGGGCACTGGAAGCGTCCCGCGCCACCGGTGTGCGCCTGGTCGTCGGTTGTCGGCTGGATCTGCAGGATGGCATGTCGATCCTGGTTTACCCGACGGACCGCACGGCCTATTCTCGGCTGGCCCGGTTGATTACGCTGGGTAAGGGCAGAGGCGGCAAGGACAATTGCATTCTGATGCTTGATGACATCGCCCAGTATGGCGAAGGCCTGCTCGGCATATTGGTGCCCGATCTCGCCGATGACACGTGTGCTGTCCAACTGCGAAAGATGGCGGAGGTGTTCGGGGACCTGGCCTATCTCTCGCTGTGTCTGCGCCGTCGTCCGAATGATCAACTGCGGCTGCACGAGCTTTCGAACATGGCGACCCGCTTCAAGGTGAAGACCGTCGTCACCAACGATGTCCTGTTTCATGAGCCGGGACGGCGGCAACTTCAGGACATCGTCACCTGCATTCGCAACAACACGACGATCGATACCGTCGGCTTCGAGCGCGAGCGTCATGCCGATCGCTATCTTAAGCCTCCGGAAGAAATGGAACGTCTGTTTCCGCGCTACCGGCAAGCATTGCGGCGAACCATGGAAATTGTTGATCGGTGCAAATTCTCCCTTGAGGAATTGACGTATCAGTATCCGGAAGAGGCTATCGTGCCTAGGAAGACAGCTCAGGAGTCCCTGGAGCACTACGTCTGGCAATGTGTGCCTGATCGCTACCCACAGGGCCTGCCCCCGAAGACTTTGCAGATCATCCGCCACGAACTCGACCTCATTCATAAGATGAAATACGCGCCGTATTTTTTGACGGTGTTTTCGATCGTTCGTTTTGCAAGGGCAAAAGGCATTCTCTGCCAGGGCCGTGGGTCCGCCGCGAACTCTGCTGTCTGCTATATCCTCGGCGTGACGTCTATCGACCCGGAAACCAATAATCTTCTATTTGAACGCTTCGTCAGCCAGGAGCGGGATGAGCCTCCAGACATCGACGTCGATTTCGAACACGAGCGACGTGAAGAGGTGATCCAGTGGATCTATAAAACCTACGGCAAGGAAAAGGCAGCGCTCTGCGCGACGGTGAACCGGTATCGGGCAAAGGGAGCCATTCGCGATGTCGGAAAGGCGCTTGGCTTGCCGGAAGACCTGATCAAAGCGCTATCATCGGGCATGTGGTCCTGGTCGCAGGAGACCAGCGATCGGAATGTGCGCGAGCTGAACCTCAATCCAGACGATCGCAGGCTGACCCTTACTCTACAATTGGCACAACAGTTAATGGGTGCTCCCCGTCATCTGGGACAGCATCCGGGTGGCTTCGTGCTCACGCATGATCGTCTCGACGATCTCGTTCCCATTGAGCCATCCACCATGGAGGATCGACAGATCATTGAGTGGGACAAGGATGACGTCGAGGCGCTGAAGTTCATGAAGGTCGACGTGTTGGCACTCGGCATGCTGACTTGCATGTCTAAGGTTTTCGCTCTGATCCGCGAGCACAAGGGCGATGATCTGGATCTGGCAAAGATCCGCCAAGAAGATAAGGCGACCTACGAGATGATCTGCAAGGCCGATACGTTGGGGACGTTTCAGATCGAATCCAGAGCGCAGATGGCGATGCTGCCACGCCTGAAGCCCAAGACATTTTACGACCTCGTCGTACAGGTGGCGATCGTGCGTCCTGGGCCGATCCAAGGAGATATGGTGCATCCTTATCTGCGCCGGCGGGAGAAAAAAGAAGACGTCGACTATCCGACGCCGGAACTGGAAGCCGTCCTCGGCAAAACGCTGGGCGTGCCACTGTTTCAGGAATCGGCGATGCGAGTCGCCATGGTCTGCGCCGGTTTTACCGGTGGCGAAGCCGATCAGTTGCGAAAGAGCATGGCGACTTTCAAGTTCACGGGCGGCGTGAGCCGGTTCAAGGAAAAGCTGGTCTCAGGGATGGTCAAGAATGGCTACACTCCTGAATTTGCCGAGAAGACTTTCAGCCGACTCGAGGGCTTCGGGTCCTACGGCTTTCCGGAATCGCATGCCGCATCGTTCGCGTTGATCGCCTATGCCTCGAACTATGTGAAATGCCATTTCCCTGATGTCTTTTGTGCTGCCCTGTTGAACAGCCAGCCGATGGGCTTTTACGCACCCGCGCAGATTGTCGGCGATGCCCGCGCCCATGGCGTTGAGGTTCGTCCTGTCTGCGTCAATCGATCGCGCTGGGATTGCACTTTGGAAAGGATTGGCACCACGCAGCAGCATGCGGTTCGATTGGGCATGCGGATGGTGAAAGGGTTGGTCGTTGCGGATGTAGCTCGGATCGTGGCGGCCCGAATGAATGGTCCGTTCGATTCTGTCGATGACATGTGGCGGAGATCAGGCGTACCGGCGGCGTCACTGGTCGAACTGGCCCACGCCGACGCGTTCCAGCCTTCCTTGAAGCTTGCACGGCGCGACGTGCTCTGGGCGATCAAGGCTTTGCGCGACGAGCCTCTGCCCCTGTTTGCGGCTGCCGCCGAACGTGAGATGAAGACTATCGCCGAGCAAAACGAACCAGAGGTCGAACTTCGGCAAATGACCAAAGGCCATAACGTAGTTGAGGATTACGGGCATATCGGGCTCACTCTTCGAGATCATCCGATCGCTTTCCTGCGTACCGATCTGGCGAAACGCAATATTGTCACCTGCGAGGAAGCGATGACCGCACGCGACGGTCGCTGGGTCATTACAGCAGGCTTGGTGCTGGTCCGGCAAAAGCCGGGCTCTGCCAAGGGCGTAATGTTCATCACAATTGAGGATGAGACTGGACCTGCAAACATCGTCGTCTGGCCCAAACTGTTTGAAAAGCGGCGGCGTATCGTGCTCGGGTCATCGATGATGGCGATCCATGGCCGAATTCAGCGAGAAGGAGAGGTTGTCCACCTTATCGCGCAGCAATTGTTCGACCTGACGTCAGACCTTTCCGGCCTTGCCGACAGGGATATGGAGTTCAAGCTGCCGACAGGCAGAGGGGATGAGTTTGCCCATGGTTCGCCGGGAGGCGGCGACAGCCGAGACAGGTCGCCACCAAAGCCTCGAGACATCGTCGTGCCCTTATGTCGAGCTCGGCATAAAGGTATTGATCCCGAGCCCGAGACTATGCCGAGCGCATTCCCTAAACCCCGAGATTTCCGGTAA
- a CDS encoding Y-family DNA polymerase, producing MTRVVSIYLPDLPTDRIRRADPTIPVEQATAMIARTGSKRWVSAVDAAAKKAGVRVGMQAAKAQALFQRLLMIDADPAADALALERITLWVLAQYSPIVAIDAPNGIVMDTDGADHLQGGELAMLTGIANRFRGRGLTVRIAIADTWGAAHACARAISQEVMIVPRSETAHAVQRLPVSLLRLPKKTVNDLRTLGFRTIGELSATPRAPLTLRFGPDIARRLDQIFGRLNEPIDPIRSPERIEVSRAFQEPIGAAETINKYVGRLVGELCNELHRQGLGVRRLDLIVQRVDNTAQALRVGTAKAARDVAWLTKLFRDRTEKIDPGFGIEKLTLVAIMAEPLEETQRSSGLVEEERADITPLIDLFGNRGQRVYRFAPVASDVPERSVQRIAAVAEDVTVSWSHHWPRPVRLLTHPELVEVIALMPDHPPVSVTWRGKRRKVKRADGPERIFGEWWQRTSEWAAVRDYFIIEDEAGERLWVFRSGDGVDGETGSHKWFVQGIFA from the coding sequence ATGACCAGGGTCGTATCGATCTACCTTCCAGATCTGCCGACGGATCGCATTCGTCGCGCCGATCCCACCATTCCGGTTGAGCAAGCGACCGCCATGATCGCCAGGACCGGCTCAAAACGATGGGTGTCTGCGGTAGATGCGGCAGCCAAAAAGGCCGGCGTGCGTGTTGGAATGCAGGCCGCAAAGGCCCAGGCCCTGTTCCAGAGGCTTCTGATGATCGATGCCGATCCGGCGGCAGACGCTTTGGCTCTTGAACGCATTACATTATGGGTACTCGCTCAATATTCGCCGATTGTCGCCATCGATGCTCCAAATGGTATCGTCATGGATACCGATGGTGCCGATCATCTGCAGGGCGGAGAGCTTGCGATGCTGACCGGCATCGCTAATCGTTTTCGCGGCAGGGGGCTGACGGTGCGTATTGCCATCGCGGATACCTGGGGTGCCGCGCATGCCTGCGCACGAGCCATCAGCCAGGAAGTGATGATCGTGCCCCGCAGCGAAACCGCCCACGCCGTCCAGCGCTTACCAGTGTCATTGCTGAGGCTGCCCAAAAAAACCGTGAATGACCTGAGGACCCTCGGCTTTCGAACCATCGGTGAGCTTTCTGCGACACCGCGCGCGCCGCTGACACTGCGTTTCGGTCCAGACATCGCGCGCCGTCTGGATCAGATTTTCGGCCGCCTCAACGAGCCGATCGACCCTATTCGCAGCCCGGAACGAATTGAGGTCAGCCGCGCGTTCCAGGAACCGATCGGGGCTGCCGAAACGATCAACAAATATGTCGGTCGACTGGTTGGGGAGCTCTGTAATGAACTTCACAGACAAGGCCTGGGTGTTCGCAGGCTCGATCTTATCGTCCAAAGGGTGGATAATACCGCCCAGGCTCTACGGGTGGGCACTGCAAAGGCGGCACGCGATGTGGCCTGGTTGACGAAGCTGTTCAGGGACCGGACGGAAAAGATTGACCCGGGCTTTGGCATCGAAAAACTGACCCTGGTGGCGATCATGGCGGAACCTCTTGAGGAGACGCAGAGATCGTCTGGTCTCGTTGAGGAAGAGCGCGCGGATATCACGCCGCTCATCGACCTCTTCGGCAATCGTGGACAACGGGTCTATCGCTTCGCACCTGTCGCCTCCGATGTTCCGGAGCGTAGCGTTCAGCGTATCGCGGCCGTGGCCGAAGATGTCACGGTATCATGGTCGCATCATTGGCCGCGACCGGTGCGCTTGCTTACGCATCCAGAGCTGGTCGAGGTCATCGCGCTGATGCCCGACCATCCACCCGTTTCCGTCACATGGCGGGGCAAGCGGCGAAAAGTGAAGCGCGCCGATGGGCCCGAGCGGATATTTGGCGAGTGGTGGCAGCGTACATCCGAATGGGCAGCAGTGCGGGATTATTTCATCATCGAGGATGAAGCCGGCGAGCGTCTGTGGGTGTTCCGGTCAGGAGACGGTGTGGATGGCGAGACCGGCTCGCACAAATGGTTCGTCCAGGGGATATTTGCATGA
- a CDS encoding ImuA family protein gives MTATREHVIADLRDRITSLEGGFSKPSGSLPFGLDEIDAMLPGGGLARGALHEFAGGGADTVDGAAAALFAAGIATRTKGKIVWCLTRPDLFFPALAQVGLDANRVIFVEGDTEKDVLASMEEALSYGGLGAVVGELVRLPMLASRRLQLAAEKKGTLALVVRRWRRQTEANDYGQPTASTTRWRVSVLPSQELPVPGVGRATWLLELMRSRAGECAEFIVGACDDQGRIDLPSRSADGSHSSRRSHHSG, from the coding sequence ATGACGGCTACGCGCGAGCACGTCATAGCCGATCTTCGCGATCGGATTACTTCTCTTGAAGGAGGCTTTTCGAAGCCGTCTGGGTCTTTGCCGTTCGGCCTGGATGAGATCGATGCCATGCTGCCGGGAGGTGGTCTTGCTCGCGGCGCACTGCATGAGTTTGCGGGCGGTGGCGCCGACACGGTCGATGGAGCCGCCGCTGCCCTGTTTGCAGCCGGGATTGCAACGAGAACGAAAGGAAAGATCGTCTGGTGCCTGACGCGGCCGGATCTGTTCTTTCCGGCACTGGCCCAGGTCGGTCTCGATGCAAATCGCGTCATATTTGTAGAGGGAGACACGGAAAAGGACGTCCTCGCCTCCATGGAAGAGGCGCTGTCTTATGGTGGCCTTGGTGCCGTTGTTGGCGAACTGGTCCGGCTGCCGATGCTGGCAAGCAGACGCCTTCAGCTTGCTGCCGAAAAGAAGGGAACATTGGCGCTCGTTGTTCGCAGATGGCGACGACAGACAGAAGCCAATGACTATGGCCAACCGACCGCATCGACCACCCGGTGGAGGGTCAGCGTGTTGCCATCGCAGGAATTGCCCGTGCCCGGTGTGGGGCGGGCAACCTGGTTGCTGGAACTGATGAGATCGCGTGCAGGCGAGTGTGCTGAGTTTATCGTTGGAGCGTGTGATGACCAGGGTCGTATCGATCTACCTTCCAGATCTGCCGACGGATCGCATTCGTCGCGCCGATCCCACCATTCCGGTTGA
- the gvpU gene encoding gas vesicle accessory protein GvpU — protein MADEVNIKDGVEQRVQPVEIIDATDWFLRTTIENIVSHGIEIGVTLTVKGVIVSGMLVGGKKYFEELSKLMKISSQAPNDISDFLGNAWKEYTAIYEQPEGASEDWQPAPIGYVHLMNARFYAPGQAPLPENQGVLWRGKLSSVDGFIIGNFSPTTRP, from the coding sequence ATGGCAGACGAGGTAAACATTAAAGACGGTGTAGAGCAAAGAGTGCAGCCGGTAGAAATTATCGATGCTACAGATTGGTTTCTTCGAACTACGATCGAGAATATTGTCTCTCATGGGATCGAAATTGGTGTCACATTAACTGTCAAGGGTGTGATCGTTTCTGGAATGCTCGTCGGTGGCAAAAAATATTTCGAGGAACTTTCTAAACTGATGAAGATTTCTTCGCAGGCCCCGAATGATATTTCAGATTTCCTCGGTAATGCTTGGAAGGAGTACACGGCAATATATGAGCAGCCTGAGGGTGCTTCTGAGGATTGGCAACCTGCGCCCATCGGCTACGTTCATTTGATGAACGCGCGATTTTATGCCCCGGGCCAAGCCCCACTTCCAGAAAATCAGGGAGTTCTCTGGCGAGGTAAGCTATCATCCGTTGATGGCTTCATTATTGGCAATTTTTCACCAACAACTAGGCCGTAG